In a single window of the Pseudochaenichthys georgianus chromosome 16, fPseGeo1.2, whole genome shotgun sequence genome:
- the LOC117460943 gene encoding zinc finger protein 85-like, whose product MDENKETPGAQKLKGRKRLHGCQQCDKSFSTSGDLKIHLRIHTGEKPYSCEQCGKAFTQSGALKLHQRIHTGEKPYRCEVCGITFTTSGNLKSHRFIHTGEKPYSCEECGKAFAQSGALKSHQRLHTGEKPYSCEECGITFTQSSHLKSHQLIHTGEKPYSCEECGKTFTQSGALKLHQLIHTGEKPYSCEECGITFTQSGALKLHQRIHTGEKPYRCEECGTTFTTSGNLKSHRFIHTGEKPYSCEECGKTFTQSGALKLHQRIHTGEKPYSCEECATTFTTSGALKSHHRIHTGEKPYWCEECGTTFTTSGALKSHHRIHTGEKPHSCEECGKTFTTSGALESHHRIHTGEKPYWCEECGKMFTQSGALKSHLHVHTGEKP is encoded by the exons ATGGACGAGAACAAAGAGACccctggagctcag AAACTGAAAGGAAGAAAGAGACTTCACGgctgtcagcaatgtgacaaATCTTTTTCAACATCTGGAGATTTAAAGATCCACCtgcgtattcacacaggagaaaaaccgtacagctgtgaacagtgtgggaaagctttcactcaatcaggtgctctcaaattacatcaacgtattcatactggagaaaaaccttacaggtgTGAAGTGTGTGGGataactttcactacatcaggtaatctcaaatcacatcgatttattcatactggagaaaaaccttacagctgtgaagagtgtgggaaagctTTCGCtcaatcaggtgctctcaaatcacatcaacggcttcacacaggagaaaaaccgtacagctgtgaagagtgtgggataactttcactcaatcaagtcatctcaaatcacatcaacttattcatactggagaaaaaccttacagctgtgaagagtgtgggaaaactttcactcaatcaggtgctctcaaattacatcaacttattcatactggagaaaaaccttacagctgtgaagagtgtgggataactttcactcaatcaggtgctctcaaattacatcaacgtattcatactggagaaaaaccttacaggtgtgaagagtgtgggacaaccttcactacatcaggtaatctcaaatcacatcgatttattcatactggagaaaaaccttacagctgtgaagagtgtgggaaaactttcactcaatcaggtgctctcaaattacatcaacgtattcacactggagaaaaaccttacagctgtgaagagtgtgcgacaactttcactacatcgggtgctctcaaatcacatcaccgtattcacactggagaaaaaccgtactggtgtgaagagtgtgggacaactttcactacatcaggtgctctcaaatcacatcaccgtattcatactggagaaaaacctcacagctgtgaagagtgtgggaaaactttcactacatcaggtgctctagaatcacatcaccgtattcacactggagaaaaaccgtactggtgtgaagagtgtgggaaaatgttcacTCAATCAGGTGCTCTGAAATCACATCTTCatgttcacacaggagaaaaaccatag